The stretch of DNA cttcatttcccctgcgGTGGCGCTGTGGGGAAATTAAACACTTACTAATAGGTCTCCACAAAGATGACAGCTGATCGTTAGGTCTCTCAGCAGAAGGGCACTTTGTGACCAGTTTAAAGTCTTCAAAAAAGAGAAGACTGTCCAAAGTGAAATACCTCTTTAGCTTCTTCTGTAAAGGtatagctttaaaggggttggaccaTCTGGGATATTGATGGCATACCTCTGGCATATAGTGATCTCCAGAACGTGCCGCATGTGCAGTAACCATCCATTCACCACCATGGGGTTCCGAAAatatttccggcagtcccacaGCGGTAAACTGAGAGGTggctgtgctctccattcactgctacttTCGTAACTCCCGTAGCGAAGAATGGAGAGCATACTGTGCATGTGTGgcggctctccattcacttcaggggCCTTGTCCTCTAGATAGGATCAGGTCCCggtggtgggacctgcacctatctgacattgatgacatacCCTAGTAATATGCTAGATGGACCAACCCTTCTAAACAGGTCCCACAGTTTAGGCCTTAGCATTGTCCATTATTAATTGACTTTGTAGCTGACAACTGAAATAAAGCACTAATACAAGTCTTAAATTTACCAGGTTACAGTTTATtaatatatatctatttttttttttacagaacttGCACCATGCACCTCCTGTTGGTATGGATTGTCCTCAGCACTGCATGCACGGTCCTTACTGAAGGCTGCCCAGATGGCTGTCAATGCAACCAACCGTTTACAGTCTTCTGCTTGAGTCGCAAGGACTCCAGCTTTCCTCGGACCATACCTCCAAACACCATTAATTTATACCTCTTCGAGAATGGCATCAGCTCAGTCGAAGAGAGCAGTTTCTCTGGCCTGTGGGACCTGCAACTCCTAGATCTATCCCATAACAAGTTGTCTAATCTACCTGGAGGCGTCTTCAAAAGGCTGACCAACCTCAGCAACCTGGACCTTTCGTCAAACCAAATCACTGAGATCTCTGCAGAAACGTTTCAAGGTTTGAGTCGTCTGGAAAGGCTGTACCTCAGCGAGAACCACATTCGGAGCATTCATCCAGATGCCTTCAGAGGTCTTGAGAATCTACTTGAACTCAAACTGACCAAAAACCAATTAGTAGTCGCTCCAGCCTTCTCCTTACCTCATCTTCTGCTCCTGGATCTTAGTTATAATGCTATCCCTGCCATCCACCCTGGAGTCTTCCATGCAAGAAACATAGAGACCTTACGGTTGGCTGGTCTTGGCTTGAAAGAGGTGCCTGCAGATCTGCTAAGTGAACTTAAGAATCTTCATGAGCTGGACCTATCTGATAATCAGTTATCTAAAGTGCCATCAGGTCTACGGGGCTTGACCAAACTCAACCTAGCTGGCAATGTGGCAATATCCCAGCTTCAGCTTGATGACTTTTTAGGCCTAAGTGGATTACAAGACTTAGATCTAAGCAGAATGAGCCTTCGCAATTTGCCAAAGGGTCTCTTCCAATCCACACCACGCCTCCGTGGTGTTAGTCTGGCCCAAAACCCTTTTAACTGTGTGTGCCTATTAAGCTGGCTAACTGAATGGTTGAGAGTCAGTGGAGTCGCTCTACTGCGCTCAGAAGAAACTCGTTGCCACTTCCCCCCTAAAAACGCAGGAAAGATTTTACGTAACTTGCAAAATTCGGACTTTGGATGTCCTATACCAACAACAGTCTTCGTGCCTACAACCTTGGCAATTACCAGTACAGCTGCCCCACTTACGACAACAAATCCAAGACCAACTTACGCaccaaccaccaccaccacccccaCCACAACAATAGCACCTAACAACCCAACGGAGGAGGAACCTGTTCTACCCACTGAATATGACCATCAGTGTCCACCTCAAACTTGCTTGAATGGTGGGTTATGCCATTTGGATCACCTTGGAGAAGTGGAATGTGAATGTCCACCAGGATTTTATGGAATGTACTGTGAGATGCTATCATTAACACCAGCAGATTTTACCGAGCCACCAGAAATACTGCTGCAAGTACTAGAAAGGACTAGTAATTCACTGAAGGTGGACCTACAAAGTTATATCCAAAGTAAGAAGCATCTACTGGGACTACGGCTGACGGTGCAAAACCTCTCTGGATCGGACGACAGGCCGGACACATACCCGCTGCCTCCGACACTCCCACACTACACATTGACAGGACTGAATGCTAACAGCACATACAGAATTTGCCTTGGATCGATGCTAGGTGGAAGTGGAGAGACTGAATTATGCTCGGAAGCTCAGACTGAGGGAGAATCTCCAACACCCAGTGCCCACATTACACAAACCAGAGATGGAAGTCTAACGTTAGTGCTGGTGCCTGCCATAGCTGCCGGCATCCTCCTCTTGGTGGTCATAGTAAGTGCAGTCTGCTATACACGGAGACGTAGGGAAAAAGCACATGCATGTGAAAATGGAGGTCCTCTGGAGCTGGAAGGTGTAAAACCAGGCCTAGATGAGAAAAGTGAGTTGAAAAAGTTATCAGAGAGCCCAACAAGTAACGAAAGAGGTTGGGAGTCAGAAGAACCTCTCATGGACTCCTCCAGAGTAGGAAATAATAATGGCACACCAACAGGACGGCTTCCTCACTCCTACTTTTAAGCGGGACTCTAAAAACTGTGGACTTGTACACACTCCCAGGTACAAACAAAGGGAATTTCCAAGATCCAGACCATGTTTGAGCACACGGGAAGACCTGCCCAGAAGACAGCAGTGCTGTCTAAATATTCGGGCAGAAGATAAAACAGAAGGGGGGTAAACTGCTTACAGCCGAAGCGACAAGCAAGGGCGCTATATGGGAACAGTTGCATGTGAGCAAAGTGACACTGCTTGTTGCTAAAACGATGAATCCTTCAGTTTCTGAAGTCTTcttgctgggctccaagaagatCCCATGCACTGAAGGCTTGGACGGGCTTGCGCCTGCATACGTGGGTTCTGACATGACCCGGGCTGGACAGAACATCATCTCAGACAAGACACTGTTATGAAATAATGCATGCACCCTATTCCTGCCAGCGTGGTCTCTTTCGGGTAAATGAACATTAACGTTAAGCAGTTTAGGGCGACGGCGAAGTACAAGGCACCGATTGCTGGACAAAGTGGTGCCGATGTTAATAATTGACTGCTATGTAATAAATATGGATTCTTTTTAAGTGTCTGGTTTTCATTCCTATATATATTTAAAAGATCATGTGGCTAGAGGGTAGCCACATGGTCTTTTCTGAAGCACGTCAGTCACTAGCTGCCTAATGTCTGCCTTTTTGTCTGGTCTCAGACATGCAATATAACTCCCCCTTTTTTTTGGCCAAAGGGTACGTGGCCAGTTCTGAGTGTAATATTTTTCCAGCAAGTTAAAGAGGAAAAACTGAGGTATCGCCTCATCTGCTGAAGCCATTAGAACCAGACCGCCCCAATGGAAAGCATGTGCGTACGGTAAATAGAGGGGGGCCAATAGGTGGGCCCACAGGAGACGTATGAAGACTCCTCAACCCTAGCAGAAAAGCGTAGCCGACGCCAGCAGGGAcagatttgttttgttttaaaaaggTGGGATCTGGACTCCGTGGATTAATGCGCTCATCCATTACACCGTGCGGTAATTATGCAGCATATCCCCGTGTCAGGCCGCTTCCTGTCGGAGACCTGTATATTATCACAGCCATGAGTTCCCTCCTGTAACATTTACCAGATCATGCTAATGGCTTCACTCTGTAGAGTTAGCGCAGGCTCTCCCGACGCTGGCGATCATCGCTTCATGCATGAATATCGACAGCCTGACGTCTGCAGAACGCGGTCGCATATTCTCCCTGTTGCATATGGCTCCGGCTGTGATCACGATACCTAAAATGTCATTTGCAGGGCTAGGGTGACATGTGAGCACAATTTTCTAGACCCTTTACCTGCAGCTATGTGGCACTGGAAGGAGTTCTGGAGTCAAGAGTCTAGTTCGTGGTGGGGGGATGGAGTGGTCTGGAAGTCATTATGCAAACTGGGCAGGAGGTCTGCGGCTAATCTGTGGCGAGTGTACATGGAGGGagcgggggggggcaggtgtgtgCATCCTGAGGCTATGTGTTATATTACAAGGGAAGAAAGGTCTCTCTGTGAAGGGGAAGAGCGATATTATCCAAATATCAGTGGGGTTAGGGAGGGGGCAAAGCATGGCTGTGACCGAGGAGAGCCAGGCAGGGAGAGAGGCGCAGAGAGGGGGATTAACGGGTTAGACAGCGGTGTATATTAATATAATCCAAGGAGAAGTACAGTAGGGGTGACTAAATGTGGCTGGGGGGCCCATAGTGCGGACTGCGCATGAgtggttcatccgtgaagatgtccgtgaaggatccatgtttggtctgtgTGTTATGCGTATTCCAGAGCATCTCTTACCAATGGCCCGAGAACATCATTGACAGAACGCTGATGCCAATAGCGCACACGCCCGTGGTGTCACCAGGGTGAGCAGAAAACGACTGACGTGTGAAAAATCACATAATTAAACTCAATGGATACATGTGCGGTCCGTGGAGACCACGGCCGTGATTCACTGACATGTAGAAGAGgcctttcacatctgcggcaggggatcagcaaaaacgcatttagtcaataatacaaccgtctacatccgttcagaacggatccggctgTATTATATCCAAAATGAACaagacggatccagcactaaaaccattgtaagtcaattagCGCCAGatcgttttgttttgtttttttgtgttgaatgccattgacttacattgtgtttaatgccggatccgacatgttTAGTTTCCTTTgccgcacacaaaaacgctgcttgcagtagtTTTGTGTCTGGAATGGGAAcgtaaaaaaacggaacggaacgtaTTCTGGTGCGCTCTGTTCCGGTTTGTTcagctttgtccccattgacaatgaatggggacaaaactgaagcgttttccctcCGGTTTTTGAGATcctgtgccggatctcaaaaccggaaaggaaaacgcaggtgtgaaagaagcctttggCAACCTGAACAGTGAACACACATAATTTCTGCGCGGATTTATATGCGTTCCTGCACCATATCTGCAAAAAAATCTTCACTATTTATCTCGCTTTTGGTGCGGTTTTTATGTGGTCTTTGGTGCAGgtttgatgcagattttttttgcagatctctcccttccattgaaaagggtgaaatccacacaggaaaaaaaaaacaacaacagttgATTTCAAAATCCGCGCGGCAGCTCAGTTTCCGcacctaagaaaaaaagcaaagtctACATGAGATTTGTCCGATCTCATAGACTGCTGGTGCGGTATTACGCTACGGTTTTTCCATATGTAAATATGCATCATGTGCAGGCACGATTAATAGGGGACGTAAAATACAGTGCCCACCATGAGACGTTCCCACTGCAGCCGAGTTGCTCCTTCACTAGACAGCCCCTCGTAGACTCTTCCCAAGACTGCAGACACCCGATACTCAACCTGCCACTCAAGCCTCCACCGTGGACTCCATGACGGTCATTACTGCCAGCATTTCCATTCTCCGTGCACAGACCCGGGAAGATTGCCTCCAAGATTGGCCATATAAATGTGATTTTTGACAACAGATCTACCAACAATCTAATGCTCATTGGGTTGTCAGAACCTCGTGTGGAAGAAAAGATGGATTGACGGAGAAAAACAAGTGACAATATATAAGATAAAAATCCATGATGGTATGTTaaacctctaaggctactttcacactgccattttggtttccgtttgggagatccgtttcagggctctcacaagcggtccaaaacggatccgctcagaatgcatcagtttgtctccgttccgtctccattccattgcttgcagcattttggtgtccgtctgacgaaactgagccaaacggatccgttctgacacacaatgcaagtcaatggggacggatccgttttctatgacacaatatggcacaatagaaaacggatcagtcccccgttgactttcaatggtgtttaagacggatcagttttggctatgttaaagataatacagatccgttctgaacggatgcagacggtcgtattatcggtgcggattcgtctgtgcagatccatgaccgatccgcaccaaacgacagtgtgaaagtagactaaagtGTGCACTCAGGTGGTACCTCATTCTGTGCGACACCCCCTCTCtcctacataaaaaaataaaaaatctgccccCATATCACCATATGTGGACCCTTTTATTTTCAACCCATTAAAGAACactataaaaaaggcccctttacgtGGGCCCATTATCCTCATGTTGtgtcgttcctctgttattcatcCTAGAAATGTGAGAATAGACTGTTACCAGTTGGGTGATGTGCCTGCACGCTCTGACGTTGTCCATTCGGTGCTGCCAGTATCAGACTGGGCACCTGTTTGACAAGGTGAATAGTAACTcccagtacttaaaggggttgtctcatcatggacaatgggggcatattgctaggaggtgcaggtcccactgctgggacccgcacctatatcgagaacggagccccgcaagtgaaggagggtgcactgcccatacacagccgccctctattcattttctaCGGGACcggtgaaaatagccgagcgctggctcggctattttcatcagccccacagaaatgaatgggagcgggggctgcGCAtccgcggtacgctcccatttacttctatggggagccagctTGGTAGTGgtcggaccagagtcctccagccaccaccttgcggggctccgttctcgatataggtgcgggtccgagaggtgggacccgcacctgtaagacaatgggggcatatcctagcgatatgcccccattgtccatgatgagacaacccctttaaaggggttgacccatccggagtatccacaggataggccatCGATGTCCGATTACTTACTCGCCTATTttaggaagtcccatagcagcgaATGGAGAGAGAGCGGTGCACGCTCGGCCTCTTCTCCATTCAAGGCCCCATTTTTTagataggtgggacccgcacatatTGGACATTAATGTCCTACCCTTTGGataggccataaatgtccagatgggacaaccttttacattttcttttatatttctaggaagaataacagaggaacgacaCAACAAAAAATttctaagaaaagatgttccAGGATTGTTGTTTCGAGTCTGGAGAGCTGACGGAACCTCCTTAGGGGGGGTTTTCCACTAACAGCACTTAACACCCCccccatccacttctatgggactgccaagtgcactgctaggagttttctttagtactcccatagaagtgaatgaaatgGTTGTCACGTATATGCACGACCACCACACGAATCGCCATTTTCATAATcgctgggggtcccaggtgtcggactcccaGCGATCAGACACGTATCCCCTATTTTGTGAGCAGGAGATAATTGTTGTTAGCAGGTAATCCCCTAGCAGGTAagacccgtcacctctcctgacatgtctgtctgtTTTAGAAAATATTTGCgtcctccatgtaataacaattctggagcatctatgcttatgttgtgcctttcctctattattcctgctacaaGTTACAAATAAATTGCATTAAAGGTCcacatgggtgttaccagttggggggcgtGTCCCTGGACAGTCTTaccctatccaatcagtgctgcctgtgtcagactgtgcagggacccccccccccccctccccaacataggaatagatgctccaaaattgttattacatgggtgatctcatcttatgactctatgttgtgccataccTCTATTATCCCTGCAAGAAGTCATGAATTAATCAATAGTAGTTTTTAATTAAGGTCCAcatgagtgttaccagttgggggctaggtccctgcacagtctgacactgtcagcactgattggataggctCAGACTGTCCAGGGACAACTGGTAACAGCCATCTGGACCTTCAAtgcaaacttctagcaggaataatagaggtgtggcacatcatagagtcataacactagatgctgcagaattgttattacatgtggaGTGCGAGCAGTTACtaaatcagacatgtcaggagaggggacgggtcctctttaaaggggtgagAGACTGGAGCGGCAGGTCACATGCACACCCCAGCGgtcggacccccagcgatcagctagGTATCCCCTGTCCTGTGGAAGGACTCCGTTCACAGTGCTAGTCCTATAGCAGATGATGGGAGTGTGAAACGTCCGTCACACAGACAAAGGCCGGAGTGCAGCACACAATGCACAGGAGTGAGCGAGGAGCACAATATGGAGGAGCGAGACCTCAGAAAGGAGCCTTTGTTTGGCTCTCAGACAGCGGCCCCTGGATTCCTGCTGGAATTTGCTGCTGTGTAAATATTTTCGCTCTGGACGCGTCTCTCTTCCAATCCCTTAAATCTGCGCCAACTTCTAGCCTCAAATTAAAAACCAGACTCTGATGAAAAGCATGCTGGGATATTGTATCCCGCACAAA from Bufo bufo chromosome 7, aBufBuf1.1, whole genome shotgun sequence encodes:
- the VASN gene encoding vasorin; its protein translation is MHLLLVWIVLSTACTVLTEGCPDGCQCNQPFTVFCLSRKDSSFPRTIPPNTINLYLFENGISSVEESSFSGLWDLQLLDLSHNKLSNLPGGVFKRLTNLSNLDLSSNQITEISAETFQGLSRLERLYLSENHIRSIHPDAFRGLENLLELKLTKNQLVVAPAFSLPHLLLLDLSYNAIPAIHPGVFHARNIETLRLAGLGLKEVPADLLSELKNLHELDLSDNQLSKVPSGLRGLTKLNLAGNVAISQLQLDDFLGLSGLQDLDLSRMSLRNLPKGLFQSTPRLRGVSLAQNPFNCVCLLSWLTEWLRVSGVALLRSEETRCHFPPKNAGKILRNLQNSDFGCPIPTTVFVPTTLAITSTAAPLTTTNPRPTYAPTTTTTPTTTIAPNNPTEEEPVLPTEYDHQCPPQTCLNGGLCHLDHLGEVECECPPGFYGMYCEMLSLTPADFTEPPEILLQVLERTSNSLKVDLQSYIQSKKHLLGLRLTVQNLSGSDDRPDTYPLPPTLPHYTLTGLNANSTYRICLGSMLGGSGETELCSEAQTEGESPTPSAHITQTRDGSLTLVLVPAIAAGILLLVVIVSAVCYTRRRREKAHACENGGPLELEGVKPGLDEKSELKKLSESPTSNERGWESEEPLMDSSRVGNNNGTPTGRLPHSYF